The proteins below come from a single Flavobacteriales bacterium genomic window:
- a CDS encoding SRPBCC domain-containing protein produces the protein MELTKITISAIIDADSDKVWEAWTNPDHITKWNFASDDWHCPRAQNDLRVGGKLQSRMEAKDG, from the coding sequence ATGGAACTCACAAAAATCACCATATCAGCCATCATCGATGCAGATTCCGATAAAGTATGGGAAGCATGGACCAACCCGGACCATATCACCAAATGGAACTTCGCCTCGGACGACTGGCATTGCCCCAGGGCACAGAACGATCTGAGGGTGGGCGGAAAACTCCAATCACGGATGGAAGCCAAAGACGG